A genomic segment from Dermatobacter hominis encodes:
- a CDS encoding VanW family protein codes for MSRPRKVLVGVIAAPLIVIALVASAWAVDAAVLNRDAVVRNVELAGEPVGGMTKAQLTTAVEAMAEDFPSTEVTIDAGDVHLTSTAGELGMSIDVDRSVARAWDVGRDDPLPTRPVRWLGSVMSPRTVDAAVTLDGAALTQQLAALEGDKRSDPVEPSMTANEEGVALVPGKDGIELTTNSVAAALPSGVSDLGAPIAIDVQRAVTKPKMTDQSVQALVDKANQVTTGKVELSAAGKAFEIEGKDFRPAFAVVVGGTPEAPTPQLTMNADSVAKLLAANMPAGSGNPTGVRFAIQGGVPVPQPGQDAQVCCGPEAPQKIVDALLAGTTKIDLPTRTMTAAEGVEWAKGLGVKQVVGEFTTRHPAGQPRVKNIHTISDATRGVLIAPGDTFSVNQFIGKRTPEKGYVQAPVIENGEHTEDYGGGISQYATTLFNAAFFAGLDIPAYKAHSEYISRYPFGREATLAYPSVDLKIKNNTPYGVVIWPTYTDSSITVQLWSTQFARGEQTAQNPKSGCGKITTQRTRTFVDGHTDQQNFSASYRCI; via the coding sequence GTGTCACGCCCCCGGAAGGTGCTCGTCGGCGTCATCGCCGCGCCGCTGATCGTCATCGCGCTCGTCGCGTCGGCGTGGGCCGTGGACGCCGCGGTGCTGAACCGGGACGCCGTGGTGCGCAACGTCGAGCTGGCCGGCGAGCCGGTCGGCGGCATGACGAAGGCGCAGCTCACCACGGCCGTCGAGGCCATGGCCGAGGACTTCCCCTCGACCGAGGTCACGATCGACGCCGGCGACGTCCACCTCACGAGCACCGCCGGCGAGCTCGGGATGTCCATCGACGTCGACCGCTCGGTCGCCCGGGCCTGGGACGTCGGCCGCGACGACCCGCTCCCGACCCGACCCGTGCGCTGGCTCGGCTCGGTGATGTCGCCCCGCACCGTCGACGCCGCGGTGACCCTCGACGGCGCCGCGCTCACGCAGCAGCTCGCCGCGCTCGAGGGCGACAAGCGCTCCGATCCCGTCGAGCCGTCGATGACGGCCAACGAGGAGGGCGTGGCGCTCGTGCCCGGCAAGGACGGCATCGAGCTGACGACGAACTCGGTCGCGGCCGCCCTGCCCTCGGGCGTGTCCGACCTCGGCGCCCCCATCGCGATCGACGTGCAGCGGGCGGTCACCAAGCCGAAGATGACCGACCAGTCGGTGCAGGCGCTCGTCGACAAGGCGAACCAGGTCACCACCGGCAAGGTCGAGCTCAGCGCCGCCGGCAAGGCCTTCGAGATCGAGGGCAAGGACTTCCGGCCCGCCTTCGCCGTCGTCGTCGGCGGCACGCCCGAGGCCCCGACGCCGCAGCTCACGATGAACGCCGACTCGGTCGCCAAGCTGCTGGCCGCCAACATGCCCGCCGGGTCCGGCAATCCGACGGGCGTGCGCTTCGCGATCCAGGGCGGCGTCCCGGTGCCCCAGCCCGGCCAGGACGCCCAGGTCTGCTGCGGCCCCGAGGCCCCGCAGAAGATCGTCGACGCCCTGCTCGCCGGCACCACGAAGATCGACCTGCCGACCCGGACCATGACGGCCGCCGAGGGCGTCGAGTGGGCCAAGGGCCTCGGCGTGAAGCAGGTCGTCGGCGAGTTCACGACGCGGCACCCCGCCGGCCAGCCCCGCGTCAAGAACATCCACACGATCTCCGACGCCACCCGCGGCGTGCTGATCGCCCCCGGCGACACGTTCTCGGTGAACCAGTTCATCGGCAAGCGCACGCCCGAGAAGGGCTACGTCCAGGCCCCGGTGATCGAGAACGGCGAGCACACCGAGGACTACGGCGGCGGCATCAGCCAGTACGCCACGACGCTGTTCAACGCCGCCTTCTTCGCCGGCCTCGACATCCCGGCCTACAAGGCGCACTCGGAGTACATCAGCCGCTACCCGTTCGGCCGCGAGGCGACGCTCGCCTACCCGAGCGTCGACCTGAAGATCAAGAACAACACGCCCTACGGCGTGGTCATCTGGCCGACCTACACCGACTCGTCGATCACGGTGCAGCTGTGGTCGACGCAGTTCGCGCGCGGCGAGCAGACGGCGCAGAACCCGAAGAGCGGCTGCGGCAAGATCACGACGCAGCGCACCCGGACGTTCGTGGACGGCCACACCGACCAGCAGAACTTCTCCGCCAGCTACCGCTGCATCTGA
- a CDS encoding MaoC family dehydratase: MPINPDAVGTRGEPTESSWKSKDGLLYAVGVGAGQDPLSEAERPFFSENSIDVEQRILPTMVVTLPNIGGAFAAIGSFNPAMLVHGEERIVLHRELPVEGRVSTVAEITAIWDKGKGAVVEITSTSTLVGDTDPLFEVVMSAFIRGEGGWGGDRGPSGPRNEAPDREPDAVVTTPTRPEQALVYRLSGDRNPLHSDPSFAALAGFDRPILHGLCTYGFTGRALLHELCGSDPARFRTMEGRFSSPVMPGEELTVQVWRTGDGEAVFRTLASGDRVVLDSGAVTFDA, translated from the coding sequence ATGCCGATCAACCCGGACGCAGTGGGCACGCGCGGCGAGCCGACCGAGTCGTCGTGGAAGAGCAAGGACGGCCTGCTCTACGCGGTCGGCGTCGGCGCGGGCCAGGACCCCTTGAGCGAGGCCGAGCGCCCGTTCTTCAGCGAGAACTCGATCGACGTCGAGCAGCGCATTCTGCCGACGATGGTCGTCACGCTGCCGAACATCGGCGGCGCGTTCGCGGCGATCGGCTCGTTCAACCCGGCGATGCTCGTCCACGGCGAGGAGCGGATCGTCCTGCACCGGGAGCTGCCGGTCGAGGGGAGGGTGTCGACCGTCGCAGAGATCACCGCCATCTGGGACAAGGGCAAGGGCGCGGTCGTCGAGATCACCAGCACGTCGACGCTCGTCGGCGACACCGATCCGCTGTTCGAGGTCGTGATGAGCGCCTTCATCCGCGGTGAGGGCGGCTGGGGCGGCGACCGGGGTCCGTCGGGCCCGCGCAACGAGGCGCCCGACCGCGAGCCCGACGCCGTGGTGACCACGCCGACCCGCCCTGAGCAGGCGCTCGTGTACCGGCTGTCGGGTGACCGCAACCCGCTGCACTCGGATCCCTCGTTCGCGGCGCTGGCCGGCTTCGACCGGCCGATCCTGCACGGCCTCTGCACCTACGGGTTCACCGGGCGGGCGCTGCTGCACGAGCTGTGCGGCTCGGACCCGGCCCGCTTCCGCACGATGGAGGGCCGCTTCTCGTCGCCGGTGATGCCCGGCGAGGAGCTGACCGTGCAGGTGTGGCGGACCGGCGACGGTGAGGCCGTCTTCCGGACGCTGGCGTCGGGCGACCGCGTCGTGCTCGACAGCGGCGCCGTCACCTTCGACGCCTGA
- a CDS encoding LLM class F420-dependent oxidoreductase, with amino-acid sequence MKLSMQIGYSGGFAESVAQVQALEKAGMDIVYVAEAYGYDAPTLMGYLAAETDTIQIASGILPVYTRTPTLLAMTAAGLDDLSGGRAILGLGASGPQVIEGFHGVAYDAPIQRTREIIDICRKVWRRDEPVVHDGKKYQLPLPEGQGTGLGKPLKMITHPVRSAIPIHVASLGPKNVQMTAELADGWLPILFHPERSRDVWGADVDAGLAKRSPDLGPLDVVAGGLLSIGPESEVGGFRDFSRAMIALYVGGMGARDRNFYNQLFQRYGYEAEAKEIQDLYLDGKKQEAAAAVPSSFLEETSLCGDEGYVKDRIAQFADAGVTVLNITPIAPDLEGQQRMVAKVKELAG; translated from the coding sequence ATGAAGCTGAGCATGCAGATCGGCTACTCGGGGGGTTTCGCCGAGTCGGTCGCACAGGTCCAGGCCCTCGAGAAGGCGGGCATGGACATCGTCTACGTCGCCGAGGCGTACGGCTACGACGCCCCGACGCTCATGGGCTACCTGGCCGCCGAGACCGACACGATCCAGATCGCGTCCGGGATCCTGCCGGTGTACACCCGGACGCCGACCCTGCTCGCCATGACGGCGGCCGGGCTCGACGACCTGTCCGGCGGACGGGCCATCCTCGGCCTCGGCGCCTCGGGCCCGCAGGTGATCGAGGGCTTCCACGGCGTGGCCTACGACGCGCCGATCCAGCGCACCCGGGAGATCATCGACATCTGCCGCAAGGTGTGGCGCCGCGACGAGCCCGTCGTGCACGACGGCAAGAAGTACCAGCTGCCGCTGCCCGAGGGGCAGGGGACCGGCCTCGGCAAGCCGTTGAAGATGATCACGCACCCCGTGCGGTCTGCGATCCCGATCCACGTGGCGTCGCTCGGCCCGAAGAACGTCCAGATGACCGCCGAGCTGGCCGACGGCTGGCTCCCCATCCTGTTCCACCCCGAGCGGTCCAGGGATGTCTGGGGCGCCGACGTCGACGCCGGCCTCGCCAAGCGGTCGCCCGACCTGGGCCCGCTCGACGTGGTCGCCGGCGGCCTGCTGTCGATCGGCCCCGAGTCCGAGGTCGGCGGGTTCCGCGACTTCAGCCGGGCCATGATCGCCCTCTACGTGGGCGGCATGGGCGCACGCGACCGGAACTTCTACAACCAGCTCTTCCAGCGCTACGGCTACGAGGCCGAGGCCAAGGAGATCCAGGACCTGTACCTCGACGGCAAGAAGCAGGAGGCGGCCGCCGCCGTCCCGTCGTCGTTCCTCGAGGAGACCTCGCTCTGCGGCGACGAGGGCTACGTGAAGGACCGGATCGCGCAGTTCGCGGACGCCGGCGTGACCGTGCTCAACATCACGCCGATCGCTCCCGACCTGGAGGGCCAGCAGCGCATGGTCGCCAAGGTCAAGGAGCTGGCGGGCTGA
- a CDS encoding SDR family oxidoreductase — MGICEGRVCVVTGAGRGIGRAYALTLASEGACVVVNDLGGEMDGTGNPTSGPATEVVEEIRAAGGEAVANGDDVASFDGAERLVRTAVDTFGDLHCLVNNAGILRDRMLVNMTEAEWDDVVRVHLKGTFAPTHHAANHWREQTKAAEAGERDRPVARVINTTSVSGIYGNVGQTNYGAAKAGIASFTFIASMELARYGATVNAIAPVALTRLTEGLGPERTEEQREAMDPRWIAPVVTWLASEESSHVTGRVFEASGRVLAVAEGWHRGPAADPVEDPAAIGPVVDDLLSRARPPADMEGKDRQV; from the coding sequence ATGGGCATCTGCGAAGGGCGCGTCTGCGTCGTGACCGGAGCTGGTCGTGGCATCGGGCGCGCGTACGCGCTGACCCTGGCGTCGGAGGGCGCGTGCGTCGTCGTCAACGACCTGGGCGGCGAGATGGACGGCACCGGCAACCCCACGTCGGGCCCTGCGACCGAGGTGGTGGAGGAGATCCGGGCCGCCGGCGGCGAGGCGGTCGCCAACGGCGACGACGTCGCCAGCTTCGACGGCGCGGAGCGGCTGGTCCGCACGGCCGTCGACACGTTCGGCGACCTGCACTGCCTGGTGAACAACGCCGGCATCCTCCGCGACCGCATGCTCGTCAACATGACCGAGGCCGAGTGGGACGACGTCGTCCGCGTGCACCTGAAGGGGACGTTCGCCCCGACGCACCACGCCGCGAACCACTGGCGCGAGCAGACGAAGGCGGCCGAGGCCGGCGAGCGCGATCGGCCGGTCGCCCGGGTGATCAACACGACGTCGGTGTCGGGCATCTACGGCAACGTCGGCCAGACGAACTACGGCGCGGCCAAGGCGGGGATCGCGTCGTTCACGTTCATCGCCTCGATGGAGCTCGCCCGCTACGGCGCCACGGTGAACGCGATCGCCCCGGTCGCGCTGACCAGGCTCACCGAGGGCCTCGGCCCCGAGCGCACCGAGGAGCAGCGCGAGGCGATGGACCCCCGGTGGATCGCCCCCGTCGTCACCTGGCTGGCGTCCGAGGAGTCGTCCCACGTCACCGGCCGGGTGTTCGAGGCGTCGGGCCGGGTCCTGGCGGTGGCCGAGGGCTGGCACCGGGGCCCGGCGGCCGACCCCGTCGAGGACCCGGCCGCCATCGGCCCGGTCGTCGACGACCTGCTGTCGCGCGCCCGGCCGCCCGCTGACATGGAGGGCAAGGACCGACAGGTGTGA
- a CDS encoding wax ester/triacylglycerol synthase domain-containing protein: MDDDPTEAPIRYHDRMSDEDALMWSIEKDPMLRSTITTVILLERPIDRETLRRTFERLTRVVPRLRQRVRSNLMSLAPPRWEIDPNFDLDYHLRAARVPGEGTLRDLLRMTQPIAVQGFDRARPQWECTAVDGLADGRDALILKFHHAMTDGVGGVRLMLELFDLTPDAPERAMPPAPPVHVLNQTERFTDALAHQARTQVGLLRELSGAGIHTLTSAVADPVGTFANGAELAASAARVLRPSPAPMSPIMSGRSLSSHLEALSLPLDLAKKAGKRVGGSLNDTYVTGLVRGLQLYHGRHGASLQDLRMGMPINVRSGEMTDTAGNAFVPARFEIPVHAQDVIELMRTIRRRMMSARDEPANQLVEPVANLLNRLPTTVVTQVFGSMMKGLDFQASNVPGSPVPVYLRGIPVEAVIPFGPLAGAACNVTLLSYQNDLNIGLNIDPAAVPDPESFIECVRLGYDEVLDLA; the protein is encoded by the coding sequence GTGGACGACGACCCGACCGAGGCCCCGATCCGGTACCACGACCGGATGAGCGACGAGGACGCGCTCATGTGGTCGATCGAGAAGGACCCCATGCTGCGGTCCACGATCACGACGGTGATCCTCCTCGAGCGCCCGATCGACCGCGAGACGCTGCGGCGCACGTTCGAGCGGCTGACGCGCGTGGTCCCCCGGCTGCGGCAGCGGGTGCGGTCCAACCTCATGTCGCTGGCGCCGCCGCGCTGGGAGATCGACCCGAACTTCGACCTCGACTACCACCTGCGCGCGGCAAGGGTGCCCGGGGAGGGCACGCTGCGCGACCTGCTGCGGATGACCCAGCCGATCGCGGTGCAGGGCTTCGATCGGGCCCGGCCGCAGTGGGAGTGCACGGCGGTCGACGGCCTGGCGGACGGTCGCGACGCCCTCATCCTGAAGTTCCACCACGCCATGACCGACGGCGTCGGCGGCGTCCGGCTGATGCTCGAGCTCTTCGACCTGACGCCCGACGCGCCCGAGCGGGCCATGCCGCCCGCTCCCCCGGTCCACGTCCTCAACCAGACCGAGCGCTTCACCGACGCGCTCGCTCACCAGGCCCGGACCCAGGTCGGCCTGCTGCGCGAGCTGTCGGGCGCCGGGATCCACACGTTGACGAGCGCCGTCGCCGACCCGGTCGGCACGTTCGCCAACGGCGCCGAGCTGGCGGCGTCGGCCGCACGGGTGCTCCGGCCGTCGCCGGCGCCGATGTCGCCGATCATGTCGGGCCGCTCGCTGTCGAGCCACCTCGAGGCGCTGAGCCTCCCGCTCGACCTGGCCAAGAAGGCCGGCAAGCGCGTCGGAGGCTCGCTCAACGACACGTACGTCACCGGCCTCGTCCGGGGCCTGCAGCTGTACCACGGGCGTCACGGGGCGTCGCTCCAGGACCTGCGGATGGGCATGCCGATCAACGTCCGCAGCGGCGAGATGACCGACACGGCCGGCAACGCGTTCGTCCCCGCCCGCTTCGAGATCCCGGTCCACGCCCAGGACGTCATCGAGCTCATGCGGACGATCCGCCGCCGCATGATGTCGGCGCGCGACGAGCCCGCGAACCAGCTCGTCGAGCCCGTGGCCAACCTGCTCAACCGGTTGCCCACCACCGTCGTCACCCAGGTGTTCGGCTCGATGATGAAGGGCCTCGACTTCCAGGCGTCGAACGTGCCCGGCTCGCCCGTGCCGGTGTACCTCCGCGGCATCCCGGTCGAGGCGGTCATCCCCTTCGGTCCGCTGGCCGGCGCCGCCTGCAACGTCACGCTGCTCAGCTACCAGAACGACCTCAACATCGGCCTCAACATCGACCCCGCCGCGGTCCCCGACCCCGAGTCGTTCATCGAGTGCGTCCGCCTGGGCTATGACGAGGTGCTCGACCTGGCGTGA
- a CDS encoding sugar nucleotide-binding protein yields the protein MATRSPRRVLVTGGAGNVAGWLARTVPGDVELHVTRHRTPVPVDVAAVATVHGAELTDAAATVELVRAVRPEVVVHTAYVQSDRAAIVDATASVAGAAADVGASLVHLSTDVVFAGDRPPYAEDAPTDPITDYGRWKVEAERAAREALPDVCTTRTSLVVSTDPMDRSTGALAAALATGQEVRLFHDELRQPIRADDLAAELWALVALDRARRAGAWHLPGPEHLSRLELGLRLAARLGLDAGPVVATSAADHATPRPRDPELMGARRVELGVRLRPVDG from the coding sequence GTGGCCACGCGATCGCCCCGGCGGGTGCTCGTCACCGGGGGAGCGGGCAACGTCGCCGGGTGGCTCGCCCGCACCGTGCCCGGCGACGTCGAGCTGCACGTCACCCGCCACCGCACGCCCGTGCCCGTCGACGTGGCGGCGGTCGCGACCGTCCACGGGGCCGAGCTGACCGACGCGGCGGCGACCGTGGAGCTCGTGCGGGCGGTGCGCCCCGAGGTCGTCGTGCACACCGCCTACGTGCAGTCGGACCGGGCCGCGATCGTCGATGCGACCGCGTCGGTGGCCGGTGCGGCGGCCGACGTCGGCGCGTCGCTCGTGCACCTGTCGACCGACGTCGTCTTCGCCGGCGACCGGCCGCCCTACGCCGAGGACGCTCCGACCGACCCGATCACGGACTACGGCCGGTGGAAGGTCGAGGCGGAGCGTGCCGCGCGGGAGGCGCTGCCCGACGTGTGCACCACCCGGACGTCGCTCGTCGTGTCGACGGACCCGATGGACCGATCCACCGGCGCGCTGGCCGCCGCGCTGGCGACGGGCCAGGAGGTCCGGTTGTTCCACGACGAGCTGCGCCAGCCGATCCGGGCCGACGACCTGGCCGCCGAGCTCTGGGCGCTGGTCGCGCTCGACCGAGCACGGCGGGCGGGGGCCTGGCACCTGCCCGGGCCCGAGCACCTGTCGCGGCTCGAGCTGGGCCTGCGGCTCGCGGCCCGGCTGGGCCTCGACGCCGGCCCGGTGGTGGCCACGTCCGCTGCGGACCACGCCACGCCCCGCCCTCGGGACCCCGAGCTGATGGGCGCCCGCAGGGTCGAGCTGGGGGTCCGGCTGCGGCCCGTCGACGGGTGA
- a CDS encoding NAD(P)H-dependent flavin oxidoreductase, producing MQTRLTEMLGIEHPVMLAGMGGVSYAPLAAAVSEAGGLGTLGASTMGADQMVEQIAAVAAATDKPFGVDLLTAAPQDMGAKVRAIADGGGSVFVAGLGVPGEVIDLCHDLGIVVASMCGKVAHALRAVDAGCDLVVAQGTEAGGHTGQIATMALVPQVVDAVGDRAPVVAAGGIFDGRGLAAALALGAVGVWVGTRFIATPEAQAVAGYKERILASAEDGTLITKAYTGKTCRVLRTAYAREFEEAGGVPEPFPMQVVRSMEDGANHLGGDEGTPGVDPDREFMPAGQAIGAIDELVPAGDLVRSMVAEAEAVLERIG from the coding sequence ATGCAGACCCGACTGACCGAGATGCTGGGCATCGAGCACCCCGTGATGCTCGCCGGGATGGGCGGCGTGTCCTACGCCCCGCTGGCCGCGGCGGTGTCCGAGGCCGGGGGGCTCGGCACGCTCGGCGCCTCGACGATGGGCGCCGACCAGATGGTCGAGCAGATCGCGGCGGTGGCGGCGGCCACCGACAAGCCGTTCGGGGTGGACCTGCTCACCGCCGCGCCGCAGGACATGGGCGCCAAGGTCCGGGCCATCGCCGACGGAGGCGGATCCGTGTTCGTCGCCGGGCTCGGCGTGCCGGGCGAGGTGATCGACCTCTGCCACGACCTCGGGATCGTGGTGGCGAGCATGTGCGGCAAGGTCGCCCACGCCCTGCGTGCGGTCGACGCGGGATGCGACCTGGTCGTCGCCCAGGGGACCGAGGCCGGCGGCCACACCGGTCAGATCGCCACGATGGCCCTCGTCCCCCAGGTGGTCGACGCCGTGGGCGACCGCGCGCCCGTGGTCGCGGCCGGCGGGATCTTCGACGGCCGCGGCCTGGCCGCCGCCCTCGCCCTCGGGGCTGTCGGCGTCTGGGTGGGCACCCGGTTCATCGCCACGCCCGAGGCCCAGGCGGTCGCCGGGTACAAGGAGCGGATCCTGGCCTCGGCCGAGGACGGCACGCTGATCACGAAGGCGTACACGGGCAAGACCTGCCGAGTGCTGCGCACGGCCTATGCACGGGAGTTCGAGGAGGCCGGGGGCGTGCCCGAGCCGTTCCCGATGCAGGTGGTGCGGTCCATGGAGGACGGCGCCAACCACCTCGGCGGCGACGAGGGCACACCGGGGGTGGACCCCGATCGCGAGTTCATGCCCGCCGGCCAGGCCATCGGCGCGATCGACGAGCTGGTCCCCGCGGGGGACCTGGTGCGGTCGATGGTGGCCGAGGCCGAGGCGGTGCTCGAGCGCATCGGCTGA
- a CDS encoding phosphoribosyltransferase — MTTAEPIEEREALTYELFGTAIRDLAHQVDDSGWEPDWILSIARGGLLIGGALAYALGMKNVATMNVEFYTDVEQRRDVPVVLPPVLELVHLADTKVLVADDVADTGETLQLVRDMVADTVAEVRTLVVYEKSRSVIRPDYVWRRTDRWIDFAWSAQPPVTRRPGVF; from the coding sequence GTGACCACCGCGGAGCCGATCGAGGAGCGCGAGGCGCTCACCTACGAGCTGTTCGGCACCGCGATCCGCGACCTCGCCCACCAGGTCGACGACAGCGGCTGGGAGCCCGACTGGATCCTGTCGATCGCCCGGGGCGGCCTGCTCATCGGCGGGGCCCTGGCCTACGCGCTCGGCATGAAGAACGTCGCCACGATGAACGTCGAGTTCTACACCGACGTCGAGCAGCGACGGGACGTGCCGGTCGTCCTGCCCCCGGTGCTCGAGCTCGTGCACCTCGCCGACACGAAGGTGCTCGTGGCCGACGACGTGGCCGACACCGGCGAGACGCTGCAGCTCGTGCGCGACATGGTCGCCGACACCGTGGCCGAGGTCCGGACGCTGGTGGTCTACGAGAAGTCGCGGTCGGTGATCCGACCCGACTACGTCTGGCGGCGGACCGATCGGTGGATCGACTTCGCCTGGTCGGCGCAGCCGCCGGTCACGCGCCGGCCCGGCGTCTTCTGA
- a CDS encoding NAD(P)/FAD-dependent oxidoreductase, which produces MDTLDVAVVGAGPAGTAAAITLARAGIDVTVFDKATFPRDKTCGDGLTTLALRQLEDLGLDPSVVDSWIDVHECWVTGPSGHAIRLPMPGADQGRFAAVATRLDLDAALVDLARKEGVTVLDGTGVLDAAEDDDGVVLRVSADPADGTGAVGSGGAGRELRARWVVAADGMWSPVRRALGLAEPGYRGDWHAFRQYVRDVGDRAASELHVRFEADLLPGYFWSFPLEGRRANIGFGIQRGGKVPVGDMGPLWEELLRRPAIRDLLGPDATPEAPHRAWPIPARVDSSVKATRRTLFVGDAVGACDVMTGEGIGQALLTGVRAGECIRDRAALGDAADRYAAAVEDELLADHRMSALLVRALQHRKGARAAIRVAGATPWTRRHFARWLFEDSPRGLPFTPSRWRRGVLSGPGAYRDAG; this is translated from the coding sequence GTGGACACCCTCGACGTCGCCGTCGTCGGCGCCGGACCCGCGGGGACGGCGGCCGCCATCACCCTCGCCCGGGCCGGCATCGACGTCACCGTCTTCGACAAGGCCACGTTCCCGCGGGACAAGACCTGCGGCGACGGCCTGACCACCCTGGCCCTTCGCCAGCTCGAGGACCTCGGCCTCGACCCGTCGGTCGTCGACTCGTGGATCGACGTCCACGAGTGCTGGGTGACGGGCCCGTCGGGCCACGCCATCCGGCTCCCGATGCCGGGGGCCGACCAGGGCCGGTTCGCCGCGGTGGCCACCCGCCTCGACCTCGACGCCGCGCTGGTGGACCTGGCCCGCAAGGAGGGTGTGACGGTGCTCGACGGCACCGGCGTGCTCGACGCGGCCGAGGACGACGACGGCGTCGTCCTGCGGGTGTCGGCCGACCCCGCCGACGGGACCGGCGCCGTCGGGTCCGGCGGTGCCGGGCGCGAGCTGCGCGCCCGGTGGGTCGTCGCCGCCGACGGCATGTGGTCGCCCGTGCGGCGGGCCCTCGGCCTGGCCGAGCCGGGCTACCGCGGCGACTGGCACGCCTTCCGCCAGTACGTCCGCGACGTCGGGGACCGGGCCGCGAGCGAGCTCCACGTGCGGTTCGAGGCGGACCTCCTGCCCGGCTACTTCTGGTCGTTCCCGCTCGAGGGGCGACGGGCGAACATCGGCTTCGGCATCCAGCGCGGGGGCAAGGTCCCCGTCGGCGACATGGGCCCCCTGTGGGAGGAGCTCCTGCGGCGGCCGGCGATCCGTGACCTGCTCGGACCCGACGCGACGCCCGAGGCGCCGCACCGGGCCTGGCCGATCCCGGCCCGCGTCGACTCGTCGGTGAAGGCCACGCGGCGGACGCTGTTCGTCGGCGACGCCGTCGGCGCGTGCGATGTGATGACGGGCGAGGGCATCGGCCAGGCCCTCCTGACCGGCGTCAGGGCCGGCGAGTGCATCCGCGACCGGGCTGCGCTCGGCGACGCCGCCGACCGCTACGCCGCGGCGGTCGAGGACGAGCTGCTCGCCGACCACCGCATGTCGGCCCTGCTGGTGCGGGCGCTGCAGCACCGGAAGGGCGCCCGTGCGGCGATCCGGGTCGCCGGCGCCACGCCCTGGACGCGGCGCCACTTCGCCCGCTGGCTGTTCGAGGACTCGCCCCGCGGGCTGCCGTTCACGCCCTCGCGCTGGCGCCGGGGCGTCCTGAGCGGCCCCGGCGCCTACCGCGACGCCGGCTGA
- a CDS encoding aldo/keto reductase family protein, which translates to MEHRYLGRSGLKVSAISYGNWITHGSQVDDDTAIAAVHEALDQGITTFDTADVYAGTRAEAVMGTALAGQRREGLEICTKVYWPTGSGPNDRGLSRKHIQESCDASLRRLQTDHIDLYQAHRYDHETPLEETMVAFADLVRSGKVLYIGVSEWDAEQITAGAELARELRIPFISNQPQYSLLWRVIEAEVIPASVAAGVGQIVWSPIAQGVLTGKYLPGQPVPEGSRATDDQGGADFVRRFLRDDVLEAVQKMVPLVRDAGLTMAQYAVAWVLRNPDVGSAIVGASRPEQLTENVVAADLTLDDDLVAAVDAVLEPVLERDPSKTVSPPTRP; encoded by the coding sequence GTGGAACACCGCTACCTGGGTCGATCGGGTCTGAAGGTCAGTGCCATCTCCTACGGGAACTGGATCACGCACGGCTCCCAGGTCGACGACGACACGGCCATCGCCGCCGTCCACGAGGCGCTCGACCAGGGCATCACCACGTTCGACACCGCCGACGTGTACGCCGGCACCCGCGCCGAGGCCGTGATGGGCACCGCCCTGGCCGGCCAGCGCCGCGAGGGCCTCGAGATCTGCACGAAGGTGTACTGGCCGACCGGGTCGGGCCCCAACGACCGCGGCCTGTCGCGCAAGCACATCCAGGAGAGCTGCGACGCGTCGCTCCGCCGGCTCCAGACCGACCACATCGACCTCTACCAGGCCCACCGCTACGACCACGAGACGCCGCTCGAGGAGACGATGGTCGCCTTCGCCGACCTCGTGCGCAGCGGCAAGGTCCTCTACATCGGCGTGTCGGAGTGGGACGCCGAGCAGATCACCGCCGGCGCCGAGCTCGCCCGCGAGCTCCGGATCCCGTTCATCTCCAACCAGCCCCAGTACTCCCTGCTGTGGCGCGTGATCGAGGCCGAGGTGATCCCGGCCAGCGTGGCGGCCGGCGTCGGCCAGATCGTCTGGTCGCCGATCGCGCAGGGCGTCCTCACCGGCAAGTACCTGCCGGGCCAGCCGGTGCCCGAGGGCTCGCGCGCCACCGACGACCAGGGCGGCGCCGACTTCGTCCGCCGCTTCCTGCGCGACGACGTGCTCGAGGCGGTGCAGAAGATGGTGCCGCTGGTCCGCGACGCCGGCCTGACGATGGCCCAGTACGCGGTCGCCTGGGTGCTGCGGAACCCCGACGTCGGCTCCGCGATCGTCGGCGCCTCGCGTCCCGAGCAGCTGACCGAGAACGTGGTCGCCGCCGACCTCACCCTCGACGACGACCTCGTCGCGGCCGTCGACGCGGTGCTGGAGCCGGTGCTGGAGCGGGACCCGTCGAAGACCGTCTCCCCGCCGACGCGCCCCTGA